A stretch of the Mobula hypostoma chromosome 19, sMobHyp1.1, whole genome shotgun sequence genome encodes the following:
- the bag3 gene encoding BAG family molecular chaperone regulator 3: protein MAQFTVPSFAMKVSPNTKTDADALPPGWEVKIDPQTGWPFFVDHNTRTTTWSDPRLESQKERQGVHNGPHPSGYPQPSQDHSKLWHGKESGSSRPQLRPGYIPIPVIHEGVPEHYLQKVHYSPQQPDVQRLKSEGRAPSLLRAQSPSRLSARAESPAGSPLEATQADKQSGQTTAAASTQPQGLESSLFQTSPQTFSSPQQNRSKLGNSPRSSGYISIPVIHEGVGAKPTQQVYPPSHQAQYSGQHSQLPVQQAQYPAQQAPHPPHQAEHPTQQVPHPVQQAQYPAQHVYHPGQAVQYPSQPAQFTVQQPHPAAYKISPDDWGTTRAGAQSPLRMTRKEPSSRESSPARMSTQGRSQSPMERPQVAQQRVQHQEPPRMQQESKAGSSGSEHPPAYIPIQVIRQQPHKPQPKPEKAERSTPSPAPGSTQLADSVPDKQSIATEATQKHPGLMKVEKILQKVQRLEEDVCLFEGTGTDKHYLLIEELLTKELLALDSVDPEGRDDVRQARRDGVKKVQNLLERLEEKASMGPENKSFPEPQPGNTEGSTQMYSAEQDKSHTTTPAKESEMETDPSKISPMKPSDACNFKDISDKNEH, encoded by the exons GAAAGACAAGGCGTTCACAATGGCCCTCATCCATCGGGATATCCACAGCCCTCACAAGATCACTCGAAACTGTGGCATGGCAAGGAATCCGGGTCTTCTAGGCCTCAGCTTCGTCCGGGCTACATTCCCATCCCAGTGATCCACGAAGGAGTTCCTGAACATTATTTACAGAAAGTACACTACTCGCCCCAGCAGCCCGACGTGCAGAGACTTAAAAGTGAAGGCAGAGCACCCTCCCTATTACGGGCACAGTCTCCATCCAGGCTCTCTGCAAGAGCTGAGTCACCTGCTGGGTCTCCATTGGAAGCTACACAAGCAGATAAACAGAGTGGACAAACAACAGCAGCTGCCTCTACTCAGCCTCAAGGGTTGGAG agttcaCTGTTCCAAACTAGCCCCCAGACATTTTCATCACCACAGCAAAATCGATCAAAATTAGGAAATTCCCCGCGGTCTTCAGGTTATATTTCTATACCAGTGATCCACGAAGGCGTTGGAGCCAAGCCAACTCAGCAAGTGTATCCCCCTTCTCATCAGGCGCAGTACTCAGGCCAACATAGCCAGCTCCCAGTGCAACAGGCTCAGTACCCTGCGCAACAGGCACCCCACCCTCCGCACCAGGCAGAGCACCCAACCCAACAAGTACCTCACCCCGTGCAGCAGGCCCAATACCCCGCCCAGCACGTGTACCATCCTGGCCAAGCTGTACAGTACCCTTCCCAGCCAGCACAGTTCACAGtccagcagccacacccagcTGCCTACAAGATTTCCCCCGATGACTGGGGGACAACCAGAGCTGGGGCACAGTCACCGTTAAGAATGACTCGAAAGGAACCATCAAGTCGTGAGAGTTCTCCAGCCCGGATGTCAACACAGGGTCGATCACAATCACCTATGGAGAGACCACAG GTTGCCCAGCAACGGGTACAGCATCAAGAGCCACCCAGAATGCAACAAGAGAGCAAGGCAGGTTCCTCTGGATCAGAGCATCCTCCAGCGTATATCCCAATTCAAGTCATCAGGCAGCAACCACATAAACCTCAGCCTAAACCGGAGAAAGCTGAGAGGAGTACTCCATCCCCTGCACCAGGCAGCACCCAGCTTGCAGACAGTGTGCCTGATAAACAGTCCATTGCCACTGAAGCAACTCAGAAGCACCCAGGCCTAATGAAGGTAGAGAAAATCCTTCAGAAAGTTCAGAGGCTTGAGGAAGACGTGTGTTTATTTGAAGGAACAGGAACAGATAAACACTATTTGTTGATTGAAGAACTGCTGACCAAAGAGCTGCTGGCCCTTGATTCCGTAGACCCTGAGGGTCGGGATGATGTACGACAGGCCAGAAGGGATGGCGTGAAAAAGGTTCAAAACCTTCTAGAAAGGCTGGAAGAGAAAGCCAGTATGGGCCCAGAAAACAAAAGCTTTCCTGAGCCTCAGCCAGGGAATACGGAAGGATCAACTCAGATGTATTCTGCAGAACAAGACAAGAGCCACACAACAACTCCTGCCAAAGAATCAGAAATGGAAACTGATCCAAGCAAAATCAGCCCAATGAAACCTAGTGATGCCTGCAACTTTAAAGATATTTCGGATAAAAATGAACATTAG